A window from Burkholderiales bacterium encodes these proteins:
- a CDS encoding cytochrome-c3 hydrogenase, whose protein sequence is MAVQTLDISPVGRVEGDLDVRVDIDNGVVVNAWTQAELFRGFEIILRDKDPQAGLVVTPRACGICGASHLTCAAWALDTAWQTEVPRNAILARNLGQIVESLQSNPRYFYGLYAIDLTNKKYRNSKFYEEAVKRFAPFTGRSYEIGVTISGKPVEIYALLGGQWPHSSYMVPGGVMCAPTLADITRAWSILEYFKNNWLEPVWLGCSLERYEEIKTYEDFLAWLDESPAHANSDLGFYWRMGLDIGLDKYGGGVGKYVSWGYLPHEDKYQKPTIEGRNAAVIMKSGVYDSKTDRHVLMTQDKVRENTVHAWYEEGPTDVHPFDRVTRPIQKNNTDFSGKYTWDTAVLHSEFGRLEAGPFARQLIAGGKHGESWQHYDGLILDMFKKMGGPSLHLRQIARMHETVKLYRQAERCLREFRLNEPWYIKPKEKDGRGWGATEAIRGALCHWIEIKDGKIKNYQIIAPTTWNVGPRDAQGNRGPIEEALIGAPIADPTDPVEVGHVARSFDSCLVCTVHAHDAKTGKELARFRTA, encoded by the coding sequence ATGGCAGTACAAACGCTGGACATCTCGCCGGTCGGGCGCGTTGAGGGCGACCTGGACGTTCGGGTGGACATCGACAACGGGGTGGTGGTCAATGCCTGGACCCAGGCGGAATTGTTTCGCGGATTCGAAATCATTCTGCGTGACAAGGACCCGCAAGCCGGCCTGGTGGTGACGCCGCGGGCCTGCGGCATCTGCGGCGCTTCGCACTTGACCTGCGCCGCCTGGGCCCTGGACACGGCCTGGCAGACCGAGGTTCCACGCAACGCCATTCTGGCGCGCAACCTGGGGCAGATCGTCGAGAGCTTGCAGAGCAATCCCCGCTACTTTTATGGTCTGTATGCGATCGACCTGACCAACAAGAAGTACCGCAACAGCAAGTTCTACGAAGAGGCCGTCAAACGCTTTGCGCCCTTCACGGGCCGATCCTACGAGATCGGGGTCACCATTTCGGGCAAGCCCGTGGAGATCTATGCGCTGCTCGGCGGGCAGTGGCCCCACTCGAGTTACATGGTGCCGGGCGGCGTCATGTGCGCCCCGACCTTGGCCGATATCACCCGCGCCTGGTCGATCCTCGAGTATTTCAAGAATAACTGGCTCGAGCCGGTCTGGCTCGGCTGCTCGTTGGAGCGTTACGAAGAGATCAAGACCTACGAGGACTTTCTGGCATGGCTGGACGAGAGCCCGGCGCACGCCAATTCAGACCTGGGATTCTACTGGCGCATGGGACTTGATATCGGGCTGGACAAATACGGCGGGGGCGTGGGCAAGTACGTCTCCTGGGGTTATCTGCCGCACGAGGATAAGTACCAGAAGCCGACGATCGAAGGTCGCAATGCGGCGGTCATCATGAAGAGCGGTGTCTACGACAGCAAGACCGACCGGCACGTGCTGATGACCCAGGATAAGGTTCGTGAAAATACCGTCCACGCCTGGTACGAAGAGGGCCCGACCGATGTCCATCCGTTCGACCGGGTCACTCGCCCGATCCAGAAGAACAACACCGACTTCTCTGGCAAGTACACCTGGGATACCGCGGTACTGCATTCCGAATTCGGTCGCCTGGAGGCTGGACCGTTCGCCCGTCAGTTGATCGCGGGCGGCAAGCACGGCGAATCTTGGCAGCATTACGATGGGCTCATCCTGGACATGTTCAAGAAGATGGGTGGGCCGAGTCTCCATCTGAGGCAGATCGCCCGCATGCACGAGACGGTCAAGCTCTATCGCCAGGCCGAGCGCTGCCTGCGGGAATTCCGCTTGAACGAACCCTGGTACATCAAGCCCAAAGAGAAGGATGGGCGTGGTTGGGGGGCGACCGAGGCGATTCGCGGCGCGCTATGCCACTGGATTGAAATCAAGGACGGCAAAATCAAGAACTACCAGATCATCGCCCCGACGACCTGGAACGTGGGCCCGCGGGACGCTCAAGGCAACCGGGGGCCGATCGAGGAAGCGTTGATCGGCGCACCGATTGCCGATCCCACCGACCCCGTCGAAGTGGGACATGTGGCCCGGTCTTTCGACTCCTGCCTCGTGTGCACCGTGCACGCCCACGATGCCAAGACGGGCAAGGAGCTCGCCCGTTTCCGTACGGCCTGA
- a CDS encoding hydrogenase has protein sequence MANLLWLQGGACSGNTMSFLNAEEPSACDLVTDFGINILWHPSLGLELGDNLQKILRDCVSGAIPLDIFVFEGTVVNAPNGTGEWNRFAGRPMKQWVRELADAAQFVVAIGDCATWGGIPATAPNPSESQGLQFLKRQHGGFLGKDFRAKSGLPVINIPGCPAHPDWVTQILVAVATGRAKDISLDDLQRPKTFFQSFTQTGCTRNMHFAYKVSATEFGQRKGCLFYDLGCRGPMTHSPCNRILWNRQSSKTRAGMPCLGCTEPEFPFFDLAPGTVFKTQTVMGIPKDLPAGVDKKGYIALTGAAKNAAPAWAEQDIFVV, from the coding sequence ATGGCCAACCTGCTCTGGCTGCAAGGAGGCGCGTGTTCCGGAAATACGATGTCGTTTCTGAACGCCGAGGAGCCCAGCGCCTGTGACCTGGTCACGGACTTCGGGATCAATATCCTTTGGCATCCGTCGCTGGGTCTGGAGTTGGGAGACAATCTCCAGAAGATCCTGCGCGATTGCGTGTCCGGCGCGATTCCTCTCGACATTTTCGTCTTCGAGGGCACCGTCGTGAACGCCCCCAACGGCACCGGCGAATGGAACCGCTTTGCCGGACGGCCGATGAAGCAGTGGGTGCGGGAGCTTGCCGATGCCGCCCAGTTTGTCGTCGCGATCGGCGACTGTGCCACGTGGGGGGGCATCCCGGCGACGGCACCGAACCCCAGCGAGTCCCAGGGACTGCAGTTTCTGAAGCGTCAGCATGGCGGATTCCTGGGCAAGGACTTCCGGGCGAAGTCGGGGCTGCCTGTGATCAATATTCCAGGCTGTCCGGCCCACCCCGATTGGGTCACCCAGATCCTGGTCGCGGTCGCCACGGGCCGCGCCAAGGACATTTCTTTGGACGACCTGCAGCGACCCAAGACCTTTTTCCAGAGCTTCACCCAGACCGGCTGCACCCGCAACATGCACTTTGCCTACAAGGTTTCCGCGACCGAGTTCGGGCAGCGGAAGGGATGCCTGTTCTACGATCTCGGCTGCCGCGGGCCGATGACGCACTCCCCCTGCAACCGGATCCTGTGGAACCGACAGTCCTCCAAGACCCGCGCTGGAATGCCGTGCTTGGGGTGCACCGAACCGGAGTTCCCGTTCTTCGACCTGGCGCCGGGCACCGTGTTCAAAACCCAGACCGTCATGGGCATTCCCAAGGATCTGCCCGCCGGTGTCGACAAGAAGGGCTACATCGCGCTGACCGGTGCGGCGAAAAACGCCGCGCCCGCGTGGGCTGAGCAGGACATCTTTGTGGTTTAA
- the hoxA gene encoding hydrogenase transcriptional regulatory protein HoxA, whose amino-acid sequence MQSDGFWTVLVVDDEAQVRASLTRCLEEDYRVLTAASAREALEILNREEVDLVLCDQRMPDMTGVEFFREARVSHPEVIRVLITGYTDPDDIIRSINEAAIYQFVSKPWQPDHLLLLIKRALESRELARRHRYLSRELKFSDDVLRRQNDHMVKLLQDTYEFDKLVFASDKMVEVCNLARQAAATDLPVLIQGETGTGKELMARAVHFFSARKAFPFLAQNCGALPDELLHSELFGHKRGAFTGAISDRLGLFPAADGGTVFLDEISEVSPSFQVSLLRFLQEGEVKPLGSDQTRHCNVRIIAASNRPLKELVEQKKFRQDLYYRLRGFELNIPPLRERVEDIPVLAEHAAKKYAKSINRNIAGISNEVLQRLKLYPFPGNVRELENEMRRMVAVAEDGEILSVKHMSPELAKLLPAKPDNGRAAFLLEKGTLKEKVEALEMHLVSQSLLKHKWNYSRAARELGISRVGLANKIKRYKLDKSGAQ is encoded by the coding sequence ATGCAGTCCGACGGCTTTTGGACGGTTCTGGTCGTCGATGACGAGGCCCAGGTCCGGGCATCATTGACGCGCTGCCTGGAAGAGGACTACCGAGTGCTCACAGCAGCCTCTGCGCGGGAGGCGCTGGAAATCTTGAACCGGGAGGAAGTCGACCTGGTGTTGTGCGACCAGCGTATGCCCGACATGACCGGGGTCGAGTTCTTTCGGGAGGCGCGGGTGTCCCATCCGGAGGTCATTCGCGTCCTGATTACCGGATACACGGACCCCGACGATATCATCCGTTCCATCAACGAGGCGGCGATATACCAGTTTGTCTCCAAGCCATGGCAGCCTGACCATCTTCTGCTCCTCATCAAGCGGGCGCTTGAAAGCCGCGAGCTCGCCCGGCGTCACCGCTACCTGAGCAGGGAGCTCAAGTTCAGCGACGACGTGCTGCGGCGGCAGAACGACCACATGGTCAAGCTGCTCCAGGACACCTACGAATTCGACAAACTGGTGTTCGCCAGCGACAAGATGGTGGAAGTTTGCAACTTGGCGCGCCAGGCAGCTGCCACTGACCTGCCGGTCTTGATCCAGGGCGAGACCGGGACGGGAAAGGAGCTGATGGCTCGAGCGGTGCATTTCTTCAGCGCTCGAAAGGCCTTTCCTTTTCTGGCACAAAACTGCGGCGCTCTGCCCGACGAATTGCTGCACTCGGAATTGTTTGGGCACAAACGAGGCGCCTTTACCGGCGCCATCAGCGACCGCCTGGGGCTTTTCCCCGCAGCCGATGGCGGCACCGTGTTCCTTGACGAGATCTCCGAAGTGTCGCCGTCTTTTCAGGTGAGCTTGTTGAGGTTCCTTCAGGAAGGCGAGGTCAAGCCCCTGGGGTCGGATCAGACCCGGCACTGCAACGTCCGCATCATTGCCGCGTCAAACCGGCCGTTGAAGGAGCTGGTTGAACAGAAGAAGTTCCGTCAGGACCTCTATTATCGCCTGCGGGGCTTCGAGCTGAACATTCCGCCTTTGCGCGAACGGGTGGAAGATATTCCGGTGCTGGCGGAACACGCGGCGAAGAAGTACGCCAAGTCGATCAATCGGAACATCGCGGGAATCTCGAACGAGGTGCTGCAGCGCCTGAAGCTCTATCCTTTTCCGGGCAACGTGCGGGAGCTCGAGAACGAAATGCGGCGCATGGTCGCCGTGGCTGAAGACGGGGAGATCCTGTCCGTCAAGCACATGTCGCCGGAGCTTGCCAAGCTGCTCCCGGCCAAGCCCGACAATGGACGGGCTGCTTTCTTGTTGGAAAAAGGAACGCTGAAGGAAAAAGTCGAGGCGCTGGAGATGCATCTGGTCTCTCAGTCGCTGCTCAAGCATAAATGGAACTACAGCCGGGCGGCGCGGGAGTTGGGTATTTCCCGCGTCGGCTTGGCCAACAAGATTAAGCGATACAAGTTGGATAAATCGGGTGCCCAATAG
- a CDS encoding phospholipase, which translates to MSRCSSTMAAAVLLYAAGVASADVLVIAPAEPVVAGTTMTLELYFKNESNTPRTVTVPKVISARLSAGSSSSPMELKAREARDVPAVQLAPQSFVRVAYTGTLPPSLDGMVTLALDGLTANRILLAVRPAPEPAPVTKGVTGEIRQAEPSPPQPAPFALISPYEPLYFIYGTRGNENAKFQLSFKYRFVRPDRDLARLLPGIEDIYLGYAQTSLWDLERESKPFRDTSYKPRLFYFKEGLWRSAGDRLRLGLEAGYGHESNGRDGDQSRSIDILYARPVFTFGNRQDYHLVAAPGVWAYLDKEENPDIDEFRGYGDLYIALQKTDSWQLATTLRLGSDGDKGSVQVDLSYPLTRIGFGNIDGYLLAQYFNGYGESLLDYNRKLRSQFRFGVMLLR; encoded by the coding sequence ATGTCCCGATGCTCATCGACGATGGCAGCCGCCGTGCTGCTGTACGCTGCCGGCGTCGCCAGCGCCGACGTTTTGGTCATCGCCCCCGCCGAGCCGGTCGTCGCCGGCACCACCATGACCCTGGAGCTGTACTTCAAGAATGAATCCAACACACCCCGGACCGTCACCGTACCGAAGGTGATCTCCGCCCGGCTCTCGGCCGGCAGTTCCTCCTCGCCGATGGAACTCAAGGCCCGGGAAGCGCGTGACGTTCCTGCTGTACAGCTTGCGCCCCAGTCCTTCGTTCGCGTCGCCTACACAGGAACGCTGCCCCCCTCCCTGGACGGCATGGTCACCCTCGCTTTGGACGGCCTGACCGCAAACCGCATTCTGTTGGCGGTGCGGCCCGCGCCGGAGCCGGCCCCGGTGACGAAGGGCGTCACCGGGGAAATCAGGCAGGCCGAGCCCTCGCCGCCCCAGCCCGCCCCCTTCGCCCTGATCTCTCCTTACGAACCGCTGTACTTCATCTACGGCACCCGGGGCAACGAGAACGCCAAGTTCCAGCTTTCTTTCAAGTACCGCTTCGTGAGGCCCGACAGAGACCTGGCGCGCCTGCTGCCCGGGATCGAAGACATCTACCTCGGCTATGCCCAGACCTCCCTTTGGGACCTGGAGCGGGAGTCGAAGCCTTTCCGGGACACGAGCTACAAGCCGCGGCTTTTCTACTTCAAGGAAGGCCTGTGGCGCAGCGCCGGGGACCGCCTGCGCCTGGGGCTCGAGGCCGGCTACGGTCACGAGTCCAACGGGCGCGACGGCGATCAGTCCCGCTCCATCGACATCCTCTACGCGAGACCCGTCTTCACGTTCGGGAACCGCCAGGACTATCACCTGGTGGCAGCGCCCGGGGTATGGGCGTACCTGGACAAGGAGGAAAACCCGGACATCGATGAGTTCCGCGGCTACGGAGACCTGTACATCGCCCTGCAGAAGACCGACTCGTGGCAGCTTGCCACCACCCTGCGGCTCGGCTCCGACGGCGACAAGGGCAGCGTGCAGGTGGATCTGTCCTATCCCCTCACCCGGATCGGGTTCGGCAACATCGACGGCTACCTGCTGGCCCAGTACTTCAACGGCTACGGGGAGTCCCTCCTGGACTACAACCGCAAGCTGCGCTCCCAGTTCCGGTTCGGGGTCATGCTACTGCGTTAA
- a CDS encoding cytochrome b yields MALANTADRYGPVAQALHWATFLLLVGSFSLGLWMVELPLSPLKLRLISYHKWIGVTVFLLVLMRLAWRLYSPPPPLPASVPLWQRRAAKAVHGLIYVLLIAIPLIGWLGSSAKGIPTVYLGLVRLPDLLAKDPELAERLFLVHWVLNKALLVAVGVHVAAALKHHLVDRDEVLVRMLPASLIRKRA; encoded by the coding sequence ATGGCCCTGGCTAACACGGCCGACCGCTATGGACCGGTGGCCCAGGCGCTGCACTGGGCCACCTTCCTGCTGCTCGTCGGCTCTTTCTCCCTGGGATTGTGGATGGTGGAGCTACCCCTGTCGCCCCTCAAGCTCAGGCTGATTTCGTATCACAAATGGATCGGGGTGACCGTCTTCCTGCTGGTTCTGATGCGGCTCGCCTGGCGGCTCTACAGCCCCCCTCCTCCCCTGCCCGCCTCGGTTCCCCTCTGGCAGCGGCGGGCGGCGAAAGCGGTCCACGGGCTGATCTACGTGCTGCTCATCGCCATCCCGCTGATCGGCTGGCTGGGCAGCTCCGCCAAAGGCATCCCCACGGTCTACCTGGGGCTGGTCCGGCTGCCCGACCTGTTGGCCAAGGACCCAGAGCTGGCCGAGCGGCTGTTTCTGGTCCACTGGGTCCTCAACAAGGCCCTGCTCGTGGCGGTGGGCGTGCACGTGGCGGCGGCGCTCAAGCACCATCTGGTGGACCGGGACGAGGTGCTCGTGCGCATGCTGCCGGCGAGCCTGATACGAAAACGCGCTTGA
- a CDS encoding polyisoprenoid-binding protein, with translation MIRSGIVMAGLLAATALAQAFQEVDYAKSWVRFAGKQMGVPAEGEFRRFTARVRFDPARLDQARAEVEIDVASAAVGDPEGDAELKRKAWFDVGQYPTARFVSTAFRKVGENRYEATGQLTLKGRTRDVVVSFTAKPASPGLELTGTLPIKRLDFGVGEGIWADTDTVANEVEIRFRLMLGPPR, from the coding sequence ATGATTCGATCGGGCATCGTCATGGCTGGGCTGCTGGCGGCCACCGCCCTGGCCCAGGCGTTCCAGGAGGTGGATTACGCCAAGAGCTGGGTGCGTTTCGCGGGCAAGCAGATGGGGGTGCCGGCGGAAGGCGAGTTTCGACGCTTCACCGCCCGGGTGCGCTTCGACCCCGCCCGGCTCGATCAGGCGCGGGCGGAGGTGGAGATCGACGTGGCAAGCGCTGCCGTGGGCGACCCGGAGGGGGACGCGGAGCTCAAGCGCAAGGCCTGGTTCGACGTAGGGCAATATCCGACGGCCAGATTCGTCTCCACGGCTTTCCGCAAGGTGGGAGAAAATCGCTACGAGGCCACCGGCCAGCTCACCCTCAAGGGCCGCACCCGGGACGTGGTGGTGAGCTTCACCGCCAAGCCCGCCTCCCCGGGTCTGGAACTCACCGGGACCCTGCCCATCAAACGGCTCGATTTCGGCGTCGGTGAAGGCATCTGGGCCGATACCGATACCGTGGCCAACGAAGTGGAGATTCGTTTCCGCCTCATGTTGGGACCGCCGCGATAG